In a genomic window of Candidatus Moranella endobia PCIT:
- the pmbA gene encoding metalloprotease PmbA → MHVVNQVTQQRKRLEHVVAQALDMARSRSTDAEVAVTKTTGISISTRYGEVENVEFNSDSVLSINVYYQQRKGSASSTNLSQEAIANTVDAAVNIVRYTSPDPAAGLADKQLLAFEAPDLDLFHPVELDAERGIALAAEAEQTALDSDKRITQTAGGNFNSHFSTHIFGNSHGMLQSYSSSLHSLSCSVIAGSGSKMERNYAYTIGRDFKDLRLPQWVGEECARRTVTHLYPRKLLTMEVPVLFAAEVTNGLFGPLVEAISGENIYRKSTFLLDLLGQAVLPEWLSINEYPHLQKGLASAPFDSEGVRTRNMVIVQDGLLSTWLLNSYAARKLGLKSTGHAGGIYNWCISQQQTDLTGLLKQMDRGLMVTELMGQGINIITGDYSRGAAGFWVQNGEIQYAVSGITIAGNLRDMLRNIVSVGQDTETRNNIQCGSVLLSAMKIAGQ, encoded by the coding sequence ATGCATGTAGTTAATCAGGTGACCCAACAACGCAAACGTTTAGAACACGTGGTCGCGCAGGCGTTAGATATGGCTCGTTCTAGGTCAACTGACGCTGAAGTGGCAGTGACCAAAACCACTGGAATCAGCATTAGCACCCGCTATGGTGAGGTTGAGAATGTTGAATTTAACAGCGATAGTGTCCTGAGTATAAATGTTTATTATCAGCAACGCAAAGGCAGTGCTTCATCTACCAATCTAAGTCAGGAAGCCATTGCCAACACCGTCGATGCTGCGGTAAATATTGTACGTTATACCTCTCCAGATCCAGCAGCAGGGTTAGCAGATAAACAACTGTTAGCATTTGAAGCGCCTGATTTAGATTTATTCCACCCAGTTGAGCTAGACGCTGAACGTGGAATTGCCCTGGCTGCCGAAGCAGAACAGACAGCCCTAGATAGCGATAAACGCATTACTCAAACCGCAGGGGGCAACTTTAATAGCCATTTTAGTACCCACATTTTCGGTAATAGCCATGGGATGCTACAAAGTTACAGCAGCAGCCTCCACTCTCTTTCATGTAGCGTTATAGCTGGAAGTGGCAGCAAGATGGAACGTAATTACGCCTATACCATCGGCCGCGACTTCAAAGATTTACGATTACCGCAATGGGTAGGTGAGGAATGCGCGCGCCGTACTGTTACGCACCTATATCCGCGCAAGCTGCTTACCATGGAGGTGCCAGTATTGTTTGCTGCTGAAGTGACCAATGGTCTTTTTGGTCCTCTGGTAGAGGCTATCAGCGGCGAAAATATATATCGTAAGTCAACTTTTTTACTAGATTTACTAGGACAGGCTGTTCTGCCAGAGTGGTTATCCATAAACGAATATCCCCACCTGCAAAAAGGCCTGGCTTCTGCTCCGTTTGACAGTGAAGGTGTTAGGACTCGTAATATGGTGATAGTCCAGGATGGATTGCTTAGTACTTGGCTGCTAAATAGTTATGCAGCGCGCAAATTGGGTCTAAAAAGCACCGGCCATGCCGGTGGTATATACAATTGGTGCATTTCCCAACAGCAGACTGATTTAACCGGATTACTGAAACAGATGGATCGTGGGTTGATGGTAACAGAACTAATGGGGCAAGGAATCAATATCATTACAGGCGACTATTCACGAGGCGCCGCTGGTTTCTGGGTGCAAAACGGCGAAATACAATATGCTGTTAGCGGGATCACCATTGCCGGTAACCTGCGTGATATGCTACGCAATATTGTTAGTGTAGGTCAAGATACTGAAACACGCAATAATATTCAATGCGGCTCGGTCCTGTTATCGGCGATGAAGATCGCTGGTCAGTGA
- the rdgC gene encoding recombination-associated protein RdgC: protein MLWFKNAMIYRLKMPLQLSSAQLEQQLSAFAFTPCGSQDMVHFGWVPPMGTKSDTLVKAIPGHLLLCLSKEEKILPSSVIKHELQDKITKLEHEKRRKLRKIEKDVLRDEVLHTLVPRAFSRFSKTLLWLDLVTNLVLIDAMSTKKAEECLALLRKSIGSLPVVPLTMERPIEIILTDWVSRGDPTAGFFIQDEAELKAILEEGGIVRCKKQDLSSEEIAGHIKAGKLVTKLALDWRDRIQFVLSGDGMVKRLKFSNKLRAQNADLDCDGVAARFTADFILMTSELAALITELIAAIGGEV from the coding sequence ATGTTGTGGTTTAAGAATGCCATGATTTATCGGTTAAAGATGCCGCTTCAGCTATCGAGCGCTCAACTAGAACAACAGTTGTCCGCCTTCGCTTTCACTCCATGTGGTAGTCAAGATATGGTCCACTTTGGGTGGGTTCCTCCTATGGGTACCAAAAGCGATACTTTAGTAAAAGCAATACCGGGACATTTACTGCTTTGTCTAAGTAAAGAAGAAAAAATTCTTCCGTCCTCAGTGATTAAGCATGAACTGCAGGATAAGATTACTAAATTAGAACATGAAAAAAGACGAAAACTGCGAAAAATAGAAAAAGATGTACTAAGAGACGAGGTGTTGCACACCTTAGTGCCTCGTGCTTTCAGTCGTTTTAGTAAGACATTACTATGGCTAGATCTGGTAACCAATCTAGTGCTAATTGACGCTATGAGTACAAAAAAAGCAGAAGAGTGTTTAGCACTGCTGCGTAAATCTATCGGTTCGTTACCAGTGGTGCCTCTGACCATGGAAAGACCAATTGAAATAATCCTTACTGATTGGGTCAGCAGAGGAGATCCTACCGCAGGCTTCTTTATTCAAGATGAAGCGGAACTGAAAGCTATTCTAGAAGAAGGTGGTATTGTTCGTTGTAAAAAGCAGGATTTATCTAGTGAAGAAATAGCTGGCCATATAAAGGCTGGCAAACTAGTGACAAAACTGGCGCTGGATTGGCGGGATCGAATACAGTTTGTTCTTAGTGGTGATGGTATGGTGAAACGTTTGAAATTTTCTAATAAGCTGCGCGCGCAGAATGCTGATCTTGATTGCGATGGGGTTGCTGCCCGTTTCACTGCAGATTTTATTTTAATGACGAGTGAATTAGCCGCCTTAATCACTGAGCTAATTGCAGCTATTGGTGGTGAGGTATAG
- a CDS encoding DNA polymerase III subunit psi, with amino-acid sequence MTRRNWLLQQLGIKKWKLRCPAAVLPGAIAFTTTLPDHIRLLLVAYSLPPVDHQLVVDVARSMAITPAQIYRVTPKQVMLLQQNSVRCYCWWLGLDVLRNFAGISFNTPPLAVLSSNVGAKCELWHRISTIILHTAAISCRLD; translated from the coding sequence ATGACAAGACGCAACTGGCTATTACAACAATTGGGAATTAAAAAATGGAAGCTTCGGTGTCCTGCTGCTGTATTACCGGGGGCAATAGCTTTTACTACTACATTACCGGACCATATTCGTTTATTACTGGTAGCCTACTCGCTACCGCCAGTTGATCATCAACTTGTAGTAGACGTCGCGCGTAGCATGGCGATAACCCCGGCGCAGATATACAGAGTAACGCCTAAGCAGGTGATGCTACTGCAACAGAATAGCGTCCGCTGCTATTGCTGGTGGCTTGGTCTAGACGTCCTACGGAATTTTGCTGGCATTTCTTTTAATACGCCACCTCTTGCGGTACTGTCATCAAATGTTGGCGCTAAGTGTGAGCTATGGCACCGAATAAGTACCATCATATTACATACCGCTGCTATTAGTTGTAGGCTTGATTGA
- the ygfZ gene encoding tRNA-modifying protein YgfZ has protein sequence MLSQAQVIFPQRCPLPSHYLPLTLMSLDDWSLIMLHGADSLKFLQCQLTCDVLSLEINRFSFAAHCNAAGKMLSNMCVFHHIEGIAFIERRSICDSQSTALKKYAIFDNTTIYVDNKAVLLGIAGFQAPAALGSLFTNIPDVCEPVKHYPDTTILYLNLPKPRFLLVTTPAVRENLIKQLEGKAKLNNSLQWLALDIEAGYPIIDSANSAKFIPQAANIQALDGISFHKGCYIGQEMVARAQYLGVNKRALYWLVGNACQLPNAGDYLELKVGNNWRRTGTVLAACRLENSSVWIQAILNNDLVADSILRVCNDYTGALAAWPLPYGIRTK, from the coding sequence TTGTTATCTCAAGCTCAAGTTATTTTTCCTCAACGTTGTCCATTGCCATCCCATTATTTGCCATTGACGCTTATGTCTCTGGATGATTGGTCGTTGATTATGCTTCATGGTGCTGATAGTTTAAAATTCCTACAGTGTCAGTTAACTTGCGATGTCTTATCGTTGGAGATTAATCGTTTTAGCTTTGCTGCTCATTGCAATGCCGCAGGTAAAATGTTAAGCAATATGTGTGTATTTCATCATATTGAAGGCATAGCCTTTATAGAAAGGCGCAGCATATGTGATAGCCAGAGTACGGCACTAAAAAAGTATGCCATTTTTGACAACACCACAATCTACGTAGATAATAAGGCGGTATTACTGGGCATAGCTGGTTTTCAAGCACCTGCTGCACTTGGCAGCCTATTTACTAACATCCCCGATGTGTGTGAGCCAGTAAAACATTATCCTGACACTACTATACTTTATTTAAATCTACCCAAGCCACGCTTTTTACTGGTAACAACGCCGGCAGTGCGCGAAAATTTGATCAAGCAGCTTGAAGGTAAAGCAAAGCTTAATAATAGTCTTCAATGGCTTGCGCTGGATATTGAGGCAGGCTATCCAATTATCGACAGCGCCAATAGCGCAAAGTTTATTCCGCAGGCAGCTAATATCCAGGCCCTGGACGGCATTAGTTTTCATAAAGGCTGCTATATCGGTCAGGAAATGGTAGCGCGAGCCCAATATCTAGGTGTGAATAAGCGTGCACTGTACTGGCTGGTGGGCAACGCCTGCCAACTACCCAATGCCGGCGACTATTTGGAACTAAAAGTGGGCAACAATTGGCGGCGTACTGGTACGGTGCTCGCAGCATGCAGGCTGGAGAACAGCAGTGTATGGATACAAGCTATTTTGAACAATGATCTCGTGGCTGACAGTATATTGCGTGTTTGCAATGACTATACTGGCGCTTTGGCTGCATGGCCACTGCCGTACGGCATCAGAACAAAGTAG
- the lgt gene encoding prolipoprotein diacylglyceryl transferase yields the protein MQTSYLTFPQLDPIIFSIGLFSLHWYGLMYLLGFFFTIWLAGRRANGWRKAEVETLLYAGFIGLFLGGRIGYMVFYHLPLFLANPIYLLMVWDGGMSFHGGLIGVIVVMLWFAHRTRRHFTLVTDFIAPIVPFGLGAGRLGNFINGELWGRVTTDTPWAMLFPGSREEDLALLPANPQLQELFERYGVLPRHPSQIYEMLLEGIVLFIMLNLFIRSKQRPIGSVSGFFLIYYGVFRLLVEFVRQPDTQLGLFRGIISIGQILSLPMIITGVIMIVWAYRY from the coding sequence ATGCAGACCTCTTATCTTACCTTTCCTCAGTTAGACCCCATTATTTTTTCTATTGGCCTGTTTTCCCTGCACTGGTATGGTTTGATGTATCTATTGGGCTTCTTTTTTACCATATGGTTGGCGGGACGGCGCGCGAATGGATGGCGTAAAGCAGAAGTTGAAACTCTTCTGTATGCAGGTTTTATTGGTTTGTTTCTCGGCGGCCGTATCGGTTATATGGTATTTTACCACCTACCGCTATTTTTAGCGAATCCAATTTATCTATTGATGGTATGGGACGGCGGCATGTCATTTCACGGTGGTTTGATAGGGGTTATAGTTGTTATGCTATGGTTTGCTCATCGCACCCGACGTCATTTCACCCTGGTGACAGATTTTATCGCTCCTATAGTACCATTTGGTTTAGGTGCTGGCCGTTTAGGTAATTTTATCAATGGCGAGTTATGGGGACGGGTCACAACTGATACACCCTGGGCGATGCTTTTTCCTGGTTCACGGGAGGAAGATTTAGCGCTGCTGCCTGCTAATCCGCAATTGCAAGAGTTATTCGAGCGATATGGAGTGCTCCCTCGCCATCCATCACAGATCTACGAAATGCTCCTTGAAGGAATAGTGCTATTTATTATGCTAAATTTGTTTATCCGCAGCAAGCAACGGCCTATCGGCAGCGTCTCTGGTTTTTTTCTTATTTACTACGGCGTTTTTCGTCTTTTGGTAGAGTTTGTTCGCCAGCCAGATACCCAATTAGGCCTGTTTAGAGGCATTATCAGCATAGGGCAGATTTTGTCGCTACCAATGATTATAACTGGCGTAATTATGATAGTCTGGGCTTACCGTTATTAG
- the rppH gene encoding RNA pyrophosphohydrolase: MIDDHGYRHNVGIIICNHYGHVLWARRSGQHSWQFPQGGINFGETAEQAMYRELFEEVGLRHKDVCILASTRNWLRYQLPKPLIRWDTKPVCLGQKQKWFLLQLICPDVEINIQQGGLTEFDCWRWVSFWYPVRRVVSFKRNVYLRVMKEFYGVLMPLREKAAGKKRYVVAVANTCHL, encoded by the coding sequence ATGATTGATGATCATGGCTACCGTCATAATGTTGGTATAATAATCTGTAACCACTACGGGCATGTGCTGTGGGCTAGACGATCAGGACAGCATTCCTGGCAGTTTCCCCAGGGTGGCATTAACTTTGGCGAGACTGCTGAACAGGCGATGTACCGCGAGCTGTTCGAAGAGGTAGGTCTGAGACACAAAGATGTTTGTATCCTAGCGTCAACGCGTAACTGGTTACGTTATCAACTTCCAAAACCGCTGATCCGCTGGGATACTAAACCAGTATGTCTTGGTCAGAAGCAAAAATGGTTTCTGCTACAGCTTATTTGTCCTGATGTGGAGATTAATATACAGCAGGGGGGGCTAACTGAATTTGACTGTTGGCGCTGGGTAAGCTTCTGGTACCCAGTGCGTCGGGTTGTTTCCTTCAAACGGAATGTTTACCTTCGGGTAATGAAGGAATTTTATGGAGTTTTGATGCCATTGCGGGAAAAGGCTGCTGGAAAAAAACGTTATGTTGTAGCTGTAGCTAATACTTGCCATCTTTAA
- the fis gene encoding DNA-binding transcriptional regulator Fis: MFETRVNSDLLTVSIVNSHDQVTQKPLRDSVKQALKNYFAQLRGQDFNNLYNLVLNEVEQPLLDMVMQYTRGNQTRAAQIMGINRGTLRKKLKKYGMN; encoded by the coding sequence ATGTTCGAAACACGCGTAAATTCTGATTTATTGACCGTTTCCATTGTTAACTCTCATGATCAAGTAACGCAAAAACCCCTGCGTGATTCAGTAAAGCAAGCACTGAAAAACTATTTTGCGCAACTGAGAGGTCAGGACTTTAACAACCTCTATAATCTGGTATTAAATGAAGTAGAACAGCCTTTGTTGGACATGGTGATGCAATATACCCGTGGGAATCAGACCCGCGCTGCCCAGATAATGGGCATTAATCGCGGTACTTTGCGTAAAAAATTAAAAAAATATGGTATGAATTAA
- the mrdA gene encoding peptidoglycan DD-transpeptidase MrdA produces the protein MKIAHHQLRNYSVESALFLRRALVLFAIILLLTSILIVKLYQLQIVRFEDYCTSSNANRIKLVPISPSRGIIYDCNGIPLALNRTIYQLELVPVKVENLNKTITALRAIVDLTDDDIANFEQKYKSSSRFIALPLKLDLTAVQQARFAVNQYRFPGVEVKGYQRRYYPYKSALTHVIGYVSQINDRDLDRLDKNGILPNYAATDNIGKLGIEHYYESKLHGKTGYEEVEVNNSGRVIRHLHEQPPQAGKDITLTLDLSLQQYIKKLLAGSRAAVVVVDPRDGSIRALVSNPSYDPNLFVASLSRHEYQSLLVNEHCPLINRATQGVYPPASTVKPYISVSALNLSVVNKNFSMFDPGWWQLPGSGKRYRDWKRWGHGWLNVTRALEESADTFFYQLAYDMGIDRLSDWMFKFGYGQYTGIDLAEERAGVMPTRQWKIARLKQHWYPGDTIPVGIGQGYWTATPVQMSKALMTLINDGAVRTPHLLSGMRDENGRKVIYHQPEHKQIGNPNADYWHIAKEGMYGVANRPNGTASISFANTPYKAAAKSGTAQVYGLKINEAYNANKITERLRDHKLMTAFAPYENPTVGVVVILENGGVGPTVGTITRQILDHLLLVDNNTTRTCHFRLSLQATPGS, from the coding sequence ATGAAAATAGCACATCATCAATTACGTAACTATTCAGTCGAGTCTGCACTGTTCTTGCGCCGTGCCCTAGTTTTGTTCGCTATTATTTTGTTACTGACCAGTATACTAATAGTCAAGTTGTACCAATTACAAATTGTACGCTTCGAAGATTACTGTACTAGTTCCAATGCAAACCGTATTAAGCTAGTTCCCATCTCGCCCAGTCGCGGCATTATATATGACTGTAACGGCATCCCGCTGGCGTTGAACCGTACTATATATCAGTTGGAATTGGTGCCAGTAAAAGTGGAAAATTTAAACAAAACTATCACTGCTCTTAGAGCAATAGTAGATTTAACGGATGATGATATAGCCAATTTTGAACAAAAGTATAAAAGTTCCAGCCGATTTATCGCACTACCACTCAAATTAGATTTGACCGCAGTGCAGCAGGCACGTTTTGCCGTTAACCAATACCGTTTCCCCGGCGTTGAAGTCAAGGGCTACCAGCGCCGCTACTATCCTTACAAATCCGCGCTTACCCACGTTATCGGCTATGTTTCTCAAATTAACGACCGCGACTTGGATCGTCTGGATAAAAATGGTATCTTACCAAATTATGCTGCCACCGATAATATTGGTAAATTAGGTATCGAACATTACTATGAAAGCAAACTGCACGGTAAAACCGGTTACGAAGAAGTTGAGGTAAATAATAGTGGACGGGTGATTCGTCATTTACATGAACAGCCGCCGCAAGCTGGTAAGGATATCACTCTTACACTGGATCTTAGCCTACAGCAATATATTAAGAAACTACTAGCCGGTAGTAGAGCAGCAGTAGTGGTGGTCGATCCACGCGACGGTAGCATCCGTGCACTCGTGTCTAACCCAAGCTACGATCCTAACCTGTTTGTTGCTAGTCTTTCCAGACATGAGTATCAATCGCTGTTAGTAAATGAACACTGCCCTCTTATCAATCGCGCTACCCAGGGGGTGTACCCACCTGCCTCAACCGTGAAACCATATATTTCCGTGTCGGCACTGAATCTGAGCGTGGTTAATAAAAACTTTTCGATGTTTGATCCCGGCTGGTGGCAATTACCAGGTTCTGGGAAACGCTACCGCGACTGGAAACGCTGGGGACATGGCTGGTTAAATGTCACCCGGGCACTTGAGGAATCAGCAGACACCTTTTTCTATCAACTTGCTTATGATATGGGAATCGACAGACTATCAGATTGGATGTTCAAATTTGGTTACGGCCAGTATACCGGTATCGATCTTGCTGAGGAACGCGCTGGTGTTATGCCAACCCGTCAATGGAAAATAGCGCGTCTAAAACAACACTGGTATCCGGGGGACACTATCCCTGTTGGGATCGGCCAGGGTTATTGGACCGCCACTCCGGTGCAAATGTCAAAAGCACTGATGACGTTGATCAATGACGGCGCTGTGCGTACGCCGCATCTATTATCTGGTATGCGCGACGAAAATGGTCGTAAGGTTATCTACCATCAACCAGAACATAAACAAATCGGTAATCCAAATGCCGATTATTGGCATATCGCCAAAGAAGGTATGTATGGCGTCGCTAACCGGCCCAACGGCACTGCTAGTATAAGCTTTGCTAACACGCCTTACAAGGCAGCGGCCAAATCAGGTACGGCCCAAGTTTATGGTCTGAAAATCAACGAAGCCTATAACGCCAACAAAATAACAGAACGTCTGCGCGATCATAAGCTCATGACTGCCTTTGCTCCTTATGAAAATCCAACGGTGGGAGTGGTGGTAATTCTGGAAAACGGTGGCGTTGGTCCGACTGTTGGTACCATTACCCGCCAAATATTGGATCATCTACTGCTAGTAGATAATAACACGACACGTACTTGCCATTTCCGTCTTAGCCTTCAAGCCACTCCTGGTAGCTAA
- the mrdB gene encoding peptidoglycan glycosyltransferase MrdB (rod shape-determining protein RodA), protein MTDNQQHTYLGYKLHIDVLLLSILMLLLLYSVLVVWSASGQDIGIMERKITQIIIGLLVMLVIAQVPPRFYEALAPYLYIFCMFLLMLVDIFGQISKGAQRWLDLGFIRFQPAEIAKIVVPLMVANVVNRDSCPPSRKHTAIALVLILLPVLLVAAQPDLGTAILIATSGLFVLCLSGISGKRIAVVTLLMMAFIPVLWFFFMHDYQRDRVIMMLDPETDPLGAGYHIMQAKIAIGSGGLAGKGWLHGTQSQLDFLPESYTDFIFAVLGEELGLMGILMLLALYFGVIIRGMVIASRAQNTFGQIISGGLMLMLFIYIFVNIGMVSGILPVVGVPLPLISYGGSALIMLMSGFGIVMSIHTHRNMMSNML, encoded by the coding sequence ATGACTGATAATCAGCAACACACATACCTGGGGTATAAGCTGCACATTGACGTGTTGCTGCTGTCTATCTTAATGTTACTTCTATTATACAGCGTACTAGTGGTATGGAGTGCTAGTGGCCAGGATATTGGTATAATGGAACGTAAGATTACCCAGATAATCATCGGACTGCTGGTAATGCTGGTTATAGCGCAGGTGCCGCCACGTTTTTATGAGGCATTGGCGCCGTATTTATATATTTTCTGTATGTTTCTACTGATGCTAGTGGATATTTTTGGGCAAATCAGTAAAGGTGCGCAACGCTGGCTGGATCTAGGCTTCATCCGCTTCCAGCCAGCAGAAATTGCCAAAATAGTTGTACCGCTGATGGTTGCAAATGTGGTTAATCGAGATAGTTGCCCTCCTTCTAGGAAACATACTGCAATCGCGCTAGTGCTGATTTTATTGCCAGTTTTGCTAGTAGCAGCACAGCCTGATCTAGGTACCGCAATCTTGATTGCCACCTCTGGCCTGTTTGTGCTGTGTCTTTCTGGCATTAGTGGAAAACGGATTGCCGTGGTTACGCTACTGATGATGGCTTTTATTCCGGTACTATGGTTCTTTTTCATGCATGATTATCAGCGTGATAGAGTAATAATGATGCTAGATCCTGAAACAGATCCACTAGGCGCCGGTTACCATATTATGCAAGCGAAAATTGCCATTGGATCAGGTGGTTTAGCCGGCAAAGGCTGGCTACATGGCACTCAGTCGCAGCTAGATTTTTTGCCGGAAAGCTATACTGATTTTATTTTTGCGGTACTAGGGGAAGAGCTTGGACTTATGGGCATTTTAATGCTGCTAGCCCTCTACTTTGGGGTTATCATCAGAGGCATGGTAATTGCGTCGCGCGCACAAAATACTTTTGGACAGATTATATCCGGGGGTTTAATGCTGATGTTGTTTATTTATATATTCGTGAATATCGGTATGGTGAGTGGTATCTTACCGGTGGTTGGTGTGCCGTTACCACTGATTAGCTATGGTGGATCAGCACTTATTATGTTAATGTCTGGATTTGGTATTGTAATGTCGATACATACTCATCGCAACATGATGTCTAACATGCTATAG
- the prmB gene encoding 50S ribosomal protein L3 N(5)-glutamine methyltransferase, which produces MEKNFSAEAVVEMLTIQDILRWTVSQFNAAQINYGHGTDNPWDEALQLVLPSLFLPLDLPPEMYVTRLTSSERAHLIERVRRRVTERIPVPYLINKAWFCGLEFYVDNRVLIPRSPIGELITNHFRDLLPHLPAHILDMCTGSGCIAVACAYAYPEAEVDAVDISPEVLEVAEKNIQAHGVEHQVIPIRSDLFCDLPMLAYDLIITNPPYVDINHLTDLPAEFHAEPVLGLAAGSDGLKLVRRILAYVSDYLTSDGVLICEVGDSMANLIAQYPQIPFRWIEFTHGGYGIFMLTRQQLTAYDKLFKQYRY; this is translated from the coding sequence GTGGAGAAAAATTTTTCGGCAGAAGCAGTAGTGGAAATGCTTACCATACAGGATATACTGCGCTGGACGGTCAGCCAGTTTAACGCCGCACAAATTAATTATGGCCATGGTACTGATAACCCTTGGGATGAAGCACTACAACTAGTGTTACCTAGTCTGTTTCTACCGCTTGATTTGCCACCGGAGATGTACGTTACTCGCCTGACTTCTAGCGAGCGAGCTCACTTGATAGAAAGGGTGAGACGCCGAGTAACTGAGCGCATTCCAGTGCCTTACTTGATTAATAAGGCCTGGTTCTGTGGTCTTGAGTTTTATGTCGATAATCGAGTATTGATTCCACGTTCACCGATTGGCGAATTAATTACCAATCATTTTCGTGATCTTCTGCCACATCTCCCAGCGCATATACTGGATATGTGTACTGGCAGCGGTTGCATTGCAGTCGCTTGCGCTTATGCCTATCCTGAAGCTGAGGTGGACGCGGTTGATATTTCACCGGAAGTATTAGAAGTGGCTGAAAAAAATATCCAGGCGCACGGTGTTGAGCATCAGGTGATTCCAATTAGGTCAGATTTATTTTGTGACTTACCTATGCTTGCCTACGACTTGATCATCACCAATCCACCCTATGTGGATATAAATCATCTGACAGATTTACCGGCAGAGTTTCACGCTGAACCAGTACTCGGCCTTGCCGCCGGCAGTGACGGTCTCAAGCTGGTACGACGCATTCTGGCTTATGTATCAGATTACCTTACATCGGATGGTGTCCTGATTTGTGAAGTTGGTGATAGTATGGCAAATTTAATAGCGCAATACCCACAAATACCATTCCGCTGGATAGAATTTACCCATGGTGGCTACGGCATTTTCATGTTGACGAGGCAGCAGTTAACCGCCTACGACAAGCTTTTCAAACAGTATCGTTATTAA
- a CDS encoding ClpXP protease specificity-enhancing factor produces MNVTNKLLQCRPYLLRALYEWLINNQLTPNLLIDANKAGSMLSDYACNGKIVLNIAPIAVANLVLGNSEVQFDACFSGVPRHVVVPMVAVLAIYASENGTGTVFEPELVYNQQALLSCDNTDTKDNSPTPPRGGCRPLLRVVK; encoded by the coding sequence ATGAACGTTACTAATAAGCTGTTACAGTGCCGGCCTTACTTACTACGGGCACTGTACGAATGGTTAATTAATAATCAGTTAACACCTAACCTACTGATCGATGCCAACAAAGCAGGCAGCATGTTATCGGATTATGCTTGCAACGGAAAAATTGTACTAAATATCGCACCAATCGCAGTTGCTAATTTGGTGCTGGGCAATAGCGAAGTACAGTTTGATGCCTGCTTTAGCGGAGTACCGCGTCATGTAGTGGTTCCAATGGTAGCTGTGCTAGCGATCTACGCTAGTGAAAACGGTACTGGAACAGTATTTGAGCCTGAGTTAGTGTATAATCAACAAGCACTTTTGTCATGTGATAACACAGATACCAAAGATAATTCTCCTACACCGCCACGTGGCGGTTGCCGACCGTTATTACGCGTTGTCAAGTAA